One segment of Alligator mississippiensis isolate rAllMis1 chromosome 13, rAllMis1, whole genome shotgun sequence DNA contains the following:
- the RAP1GAP gene encoding rap1 GTPase-activating protein 1 isoform X1 yields MAARNTELFEMIEKMQGSRMDEQRCTFPPPLKTEEDYIPYPSVHEVLGREGPFPLILLPQFGGYWIEGTNHELASVPETEQLQSPTSKVKLECNHTARIYRKHFLGKEHFNYYSMDVALGHLVFSLKYDVIGDQEHLRLLLRTKSRTYHDVIPISCLTEFPNVVQMAKLVCEDVNVDRFYPVLYPKASRLIVSFDEHVISNNFKFGVIYQKLGQTSEEELFSTNEESPAFVEFLEFLGQKVKLQDFKGFRGGLDVTHGQTGTESVYCNFRNKEIMFHVSTKLPYTEGDAQQLQRKRHIGNDIVAIVFQDENTPFVPDMIASNFLHAYIVVQVESPCSDNTLYKVSVTARDDVPFFGPPLPDPAIFRKGTDFQEFLLTKLINAEYACYKAEKFAKLEERTRAALLETLYEELHINSQSMMGLGGDEDKMENGGGGGGGFFESFKRVIRSRSQSMDAVGLSSKRQNTVSTSHSGSFGHNNPDVAKATGISLLVPGKTPSRYGRRGSAIGIGTIEESLIVPGKSPTRKKSGPFSSRRSSAIGIENIQEVQEKRESPTGTQKTPDSGHVSQEPKSEDSSNQSSPEMPTTKNRVEALAQKSDALRDFSRSSSSASSFGSVVEENEGGNDDDTGMESQSSSGTPHKRDSFIYSTWLDDSLSTASGGSSPGPSRSPQPDARKSGDPACPEIKIELERSERHTPHLSC; encoded by the exons ATGGCAGCGAGG AACACCGAATTGTTTGAAATGATTGAAAAGATGCAG GGAAGCAGAATGGACGAGCAGCGATgcaccttccctcctcctctcaaG ACAGAAGAGGATTACATCCCCTACCCCAGCGTCCACGAG GTGCTGGGCCGGGAAGGGCCGTTCCCCCTCATCCTGCTGCCGCAGTTTGGGGGCTACTGGATCGAAGGCACCAACCACGAGCTGGCCAGCGTCCCCGAAACcgagcagctgcagtctcccaccTCCAAGGTCAAGCTGGAGTGTAACCACACGGCCAGGATCTACAGGAAGCACTTTCTGGGCAAG GAGCACTTCAACTACTACTCCATGGACGTGGCGCTGGGGCACCTCGTCTTCTCGCTCAAGTACGACGTCATCGGTGACCAGGAGCATCTGCGCCTGCTGCTGCG GACGAAAAGCCGCACGTACCACGACGTCATCCCCATCTCCTGCCTCACCGAGTTCCCCAACGTCGTGCAGATGGCCAAG CTGGTGTGCGAGGACGTGAATGTGGACCGCTTCTACCCCGTGCTGTACCCAAag GCCTCCCGCCTCATCGTCTCCTTCGACGAGCACGTCATCAGCAATAACTTCAAGTTCGGTGTCATCTACCAGAagctgggccag ACGTCGGAGGAGGAGCTGTTCAGCACCAACGAGGAGAGCCCGGCCTTCGTGGAGTTCCTCGAGTTCCTGGGCCAGAAGGTGAAGCTGCAGGATTTCAAGGG GTTCCGGGGCGGGCTAGACGTGACCCACGGGCAGACGGGGACCGAGTCCGTCTACTGCAATTTCCGCAACAAGGAGATCATGTTCCACGTGTCCACCAAGCTGCCCTACACCGAGGGGGACGCCCAGCAG TTGCAGAGGAAGAGGCACATAGGCAACGACATCGTGGCCATCGTCTTCCAGGACGAGAACACGCCATTCGTGCCGGACATGATCGCCTCCAACTTCCTGCACGCCTACATCGTGGTGCAGGTGGAGAGCCCCTGCTCCGACAACACCCTCTACAAG GTCTCCGTCACAGCCCGGGACGACGTGCCTTTCTTCGGCCCCCCGCTGCCCGACCCAGCCATCTTCAGAAAG GGCACCGATTTCCAGGAGTTCCTGCTCACCAAGCTGATCAACGCGGAGTATGCCTGCTACAAAGCTGAGAAGTTCGCCAAGCTGGAG GAGCGCACGCGGGCGGCGCTGCTGGAGACGCTGTACGAGGAGCTGCACATCAACAGCCAGTCCATGATGGGCCTGGGCGGGGACGAGGACAAGATGGAGAACGGCGGCGGGGGCGGCGGGGGCTTCTTCGAGTCCTTCAAG CGCGTGATCCGCAGCCGCAGCCAGTCCATGGATGCCGTGGGGCtcagcagcaagaggcagaaCACGGTCTCCACCAGCCACAGCGGCAGCTTCGGCCACAACAACCCCGACGTCGCCAAAGCCACCGGCATC TCAttgcttgtccctgggaaaacgcCAAGTAGGTACGGACGTCGAGGCAGCGCCATAGGGATAGGAACCATAGAAGAG TCGCTGATTGTTCCCGGGAAGAGCCCTACGCGGAAGAAATCGGGGCCCTTCAGCTCCCGGAGAAGCAGCGCCATCGGCATTGAGAACATCCAGGAGGTGCAGGAGAAGag GGAGAGCCCGACAGGGACCCAGAAGACCCCAGACAGCGGCCACGTCTCCCAGGAGCCTAAATCGGAGGACTCGTCTAACCAGAGCTCTCCGGAGATGCCCACCACCAAGAACAG GGTGGAGGCCCTCGCCCAAAAGTCCGACGCGCTGCGGGATTTCTCCCGCTCCTCGTCCAGCGCCAGCAGCTTCGGCAGCGTGGTGGAGGAGAACGAGGGCGGCAACGACGACGACACTGGCATG GAAAGCCAGTCCTCCTCGGGGACCCCGCACAAGCGAGACTCCTTCATCTACAGCACCTGGCTGGATGACAGCCTCAGCACCGCCAGCGGGGGCAGCTCTCCAG GCCCCTCTCGGTCTCCTCAGCCAGACGCCAGAAAATCTGGGGACCCGGCTTGTCCAGAGATCAAAATCGAGCTGGAGAGATCGGAGCGGCACACACCCCACCTG agctgcTAG
- the RAP1GAP gene encoding rap1 GTPase-activating protein 1 isoform X2: MAGRRDSAAGDGWTNTELFEMIEKMQGSRMDEQRCTFPPPLKTEEDYIPYPSVHEVLGREGPFPLILLPQFGGYWIEGTNHELASVPETEQLQSPTSKVKLECNHTARIYRKHFLGKEHFNYYSMDVALGHLVFSLKYDVIGDQEHLRLLLRTKSRTYHDVIPISCLTEFPNVVQMAKLVCEDVNVDRFYPVLYPKASRLIVSFDEHVISNNFKFGVIYQKLGQTSEEELFSTNEESPAFVEFLEFLGQKVKLQDFKGFRGGLDVTHGQTGTESVYCNFRNKEIMFHVSTKLPYTEGDAQQLQRKRHIGNDIVAIVFQDENTPFVPDMIASNFLHAYIVVQVESPCSDNTLYKVSVTARDDVPFFGPPLPDPAIFRKGTDFQEFLLTKLINAEYACYKAEKFAKLEERTRAALLETLYEELHINSQSMMGLGGDEDKMENGGGGGGGFFESFKRVIRSRSQSMDAVGLSSKRQNTVSTSHSGSFGHNNPDVAKATGISLIVPGKSPTRKKSGPFSSRRSSAIGIENIQEVQEKRESPTGTQKTPDSGHVSQEPKSEDSSNQSSPEMPTTKNRVEALAQKSDALRDFSRSSSSASSFGSVVEENEGGNDDDTGMESQSSSGTPHKRDSFIYSTWLDDSLSTASGGSSPGPSRSPQPDARKSGDPACPEIKIELERSERHTPHLSC; this comes from the exons ATGGCCGGGCGCCGGGACAGCGCGGCCGGGGACGGCTGGACC AACACCGAATTGTTTGAAATGATTGAAAAGATGCAG GGAAGCAGAATGGACGAGCAGCGATgcaccttccctcctcctctcaaG ACAGAAGAGGATTACATCCCCTACCCCAGCGTCCACGAG GTGCTGGGCCGGGAAGGGCCGTTCCCCCTCATCCTGCTGCCGCAGTTTGGGGGCTACTGGATCGAAGGCACCAACCACGAGCTGGCCAGCGTCCCCGAAACcgagcagctgcagtctcccaccTCCAAGGTCAAGCTGGAGTGTAACCACACGGCCAGGATCTACAGGAAGCACTTTCTGGGCAAG GAGCACTTCAACTACTACTCCATGGACGTGGCGCTGGGGCACCTCGTCTTCTCGCTCAAGTACGACGTCATCGGTGACCAGGAGCATCTGCGCCTGCTGCTGCG GACGAAAAGCCGCACGTACCACGACGTCATCCCCATCTCCTGCCTCACCGAGTTCCCCAACGTCGTGCAGATGGCCAAG CTGGTGTGCGAGGACGTGAATGTGGACCGCTTCTACCCCGTGCTGTACCCAAag GCCTCCCGCCTCATCGTCTCCTTCGACGAGCACGTCATCAGCAATAACTTCAAGTTCGGTGTCATCTACCAGAagctgggccag ACGTCGGAGGAGGAGCTGTTCAGCACCAACGAGGAGAGCCCGGCCTTCGTGGAGTTCCTCGAGTTCCTGGGCCAGAAGGTGAAGCTGCAGGATTTCAAGGG GTTCCGGGGCGGGCTAGACGTGACCCACGGGCAGACGGGGACCGAGTCCGTCTACTGCAATTTCCGCAACAAGGAGATCATGTTCCACGTGTCCACCAAGCTGCCCTACACCGAGGGGGACGCCCAGCAG TTGCAGAGGAAGAGGCACATAGGCAACGACATCGTGGCCATCGTCTTCCAGGACGAGAACACGCCATTCGTGCCGGACATGATCGCCTCCAACTTCCTGCACGCCTACATCGTGGTGCAGGTGGAGAGCCCCTGCTCCGACAACACCCTCTACAAG GTCTCCGTCACAGCCCGGGACGACGTGCCTTTCTTCGGCCCCCCGCTGCCCGACCCAGCCATCTTCAGAAAG GGCACCGATTTCCAGGAGTTCCTGCTCACCAAGCTGATCAACGCGGAGTATGCCTGCTACAAAGCTGAGAAGTTCGCCAAGCTGGAG GAGCGCACGCGGGCGGCGCTGCTGGAGACGCTGTACGAGGAGCTGCACATCAACAGCCAGTCCATGATGGGCCTGGGCGGGGACGAGGACAAGATGGAGAACGGCGGCGGGGGCGGCGGGGGCTTCTTCGAGTCCTTCAAG CGCGTGATCCGCAGCCGCAGCCAGTCCATGGATGCCGTGGGGCtcagcagcaagaggcagaaCACGGTCTCCACCAGCCACAGCGGCAGCTTCGGCCACAACAACCCCGACGTCGCCAAAGCCACCGGCATC TCGCTGATTGTTCCCGGGAAGAGCCCTACGCGGAAGAAATCGGGGCCCTTCAGCTCCCGGAGAAGCAGCGCCATCGGCATTGAGAACATCCAGGAGGTGCAGGAGAAGag GGAGAGCCCGACAGGGACCCAGAAGACCCCAGACAGCGGCCACGTCTCCCAGGAGCCTAAATCGGAGGACTCGTCTAACCAGAGCTCTCCGGAGATGCCCACCACCAAGAACAG GGTGGAGGCCCTCGCCCAAAAGTCCGACGCGCTGCGGGATTTCTCCCGCTCCTCGTCCAGCGCCAGCAGCTTCGGCAGCGTGGTGGAGGAGAACGAGGGCGGCAACGACGACGACACTGGCATG GAAAGCCAGTCCTCCTCGGGGACCCCGCACAAGCGAGACTCCTTCATCTACAGCACCTGGCTGGATGACAGCCTCAGCACCGCCAGCGGGGGCAGCTCTCCAG GCCCCTCTCGGTCTCCTCAGCCAGACGCCAGAAAATCTGGGGACCCGGCTTGTCCAGAGATCAAAATCGAGCTGGAGAGATCGGAGCGGCACACACCCCACCTG agctgcTAG
- the RAP1GAP gene encoding rap1 GTPase-activating protein 1 isoform X3, which produces MIEKMQGSRMDEQRCTFPPPLKTEEDYIPYPSVHEVLGREGPFPLILLPQFGGYWIEGTNHELASVPETEQLQSPTSKVKLECNHTARIYRKHFLGKEHFNYYSMDVALGHLVFSLKYDVIGDQEHLRLLLRTKSRTYHDVIPISCLTEFPNVVQMAKLVCEDVNVDRFYPVLYPKASRLIVSFDEHVISNNFKFGVIYQKLGQTSEEELFSTNEESPAFVEFLEFLGQKVKLQDFKGFRGGLDVTHGQTGTESVYCNFRNKEIMFHVSTKLPYTEGDAQQLQRKRHIGNDIVAIVFQDENTPFVPDMIASNFLHAYIVVQVESPCSDNTLYKVSVTARDDVPFFGPPLPDPAIFRKGTDFQEFLLTKLINAEYACYKAEKFAKLEERTRAALLETLYEELHINSQSMMGLGGDEDKMENGGGGGGGFFESFKRVIRSRSQSMDAVGLSSKRQNTVSTSHSGSFGHNNPDVAKATGISLLVPGKTPSRYGRRGSAIGIGTIEESLIVPGKSPTRKKSGPFSSRRSSAIGIENIQEVQEKRESPTGTQKTPDSGHVSQEPKSEDSSNQSSPEMPTTKNRVEALAQKSDALRDFSRSSSSASSFGSVVEENEGGNDDDTGMESQSSSGTPHKRDSFIYSTWLDDSLSTASGGSSPGPSRSPQPDARKSGDPACPEIKIELERSERHTPHLSC; this is translated from the exons ATGATTGAAAAGATGCAG GGAAGCAGAATGGACGAGCAGCGATgcaccttccctcctcctctcaaG ACAGAAGAGGATTACATCCCCTACCCCAGCGTCCACGAG GTGCTGGGCCGGGAAGGGCCGTTCCCCCTCATCCTGCTGCCGCAGTTTGGGGGCTACTGGATCGAAGGCACCAACCACGAGCTGGCCAGCGTCCCCGAAACcgagcagctgcagtctcccaccTCCAAGGTCAAGCTGGAGTGTAACCACACGGCCAGGATCTACAGGAAGCACTTTCTGGGCAAG GAGCACTTCAACTACTACTCCATGGACGTGGCGCTGGGGCACCTCGTCTTCTCGCTCAAGTACGACGTCATCGGTGACCAGGAGCATCTGCGCCTGCTGCTGCG GACGAAAAGCCGCACGTACCACGACGTCATCCCCATCTCCTGCCTCACCGAGTTCCCCAACGTCGTGCAGATGGCCAAG CTGGTGTGCGAGGACGTGAATGTGGACCGCTTCTACCCCGTGCTGTACCCAAag GCCTCCCGCCTCATCGTCTCCTTCGACGAGCACGTCATCAGCAATAACTTCAAGTTCGGTGTCATCTACCAGAagctgggccag ACGTCGGAGGAGGAGCTGTTCAGCACCAACGAGGAGAGCCCGGCCTTCGTGGAGTTCCTCGAGTTCCTGGGCCAGAAGGTGAAGCTGCAGGATTTCAAGGG GTTCCGGGGCGGGCTAGACGTGACCCACGGGCAGACGGGGACCGAGTCCGTCTACTGCAATTTCCGCAACAAGGAGATCATGTTCCACGTGTCCACCAAGCTGCCCTACACCGAGGGGGACGCCCAGCAG TTGCAGAGGAAGAGGCACATAGGCAACGACATCGTGGCCATCGTCTTCCAGGACGAGAACACGCCATTCGTGCCGGACATGATCGCCTCCAACTTCCTGCACGCCTACATCGTGGTGCAGGTGGAGAGCCCCTGCTCCGACAACACCCTCTACAAG GTCTCCGTCACAGCCCGGGACGACGTGCCTTTCTTCGGCCCCCCGCTGCCCGACCCAGCCATCTTCAGAAAG GGCACCGATTTCCAGGAGTTCCTGCTCACCAAGCTGATCAACGCGGAGTATGCCTGCTACAAAGCTGAGAAGTTCGCCAAGCTGGAG GAGCGCACGCGGGCGGCGCTGCTGGAGACGCTGTACGAGGAGCTGCACATCAACAGCCAGTCCATGATGGGCCTGGGCGGGGACGAGGACAAGATGGAGAACGGCGGCGGGGGCGGCGGGGGCTTCTTCGAGTCCTTCAAG CGCGTGATCCGCAGCCGCAGCCAGTCCATGGATGCCGTGGGGCtcagcagcaagaggcagaaCACGGTCTCCACCAGCCACAGCGGCAGCTTCGGCCACAACAACCCCGACGTCGCCAAAGCCACCGGCATC TCAttgcttgtccctgggaaaacgcCAAGTAGGTACGGACGTCGAGGCAGCGCCATAGGGATAGGAACCATAGAAGAG TCGCTGATTGTTCCCGGGAAGAGCCCTACGCGGAAGAAATCGGGGCCCTTCAGCTCCCGGAGAAGCAGCGCCATCGGCATTGAGAACATCCAGGAGGTGCAGGAGAAGag GGAGAGCCCGACAGGGACCCAGAAGACCCCAGACAGCGGCCACGTCTCCCAGGAGCCTAAATCGGAGGACTCGTCTAACCAGAGCTCTCCGGAGATGCCCACCACCAAGAACAG GGTGGAGGCCCTCGCCCAAAAGTCCGACGCGCTGCGGGATTTCTCCCGCTCCTCGTCCAGCGCCAGCAGCTTCGGCAGCGTGGTGGAGGAGAACGAGGGCGGCAACGACGACGACACTGGCATG GAAAGCCAGTCCTCCTCGGGGACCCCGCACAAGCGAGACTCCTTCATCTACAGCACCTGGCTGGATGACAGCCTCAGCACCGCCAGCGGGGGCAGCTCTCCAG GCCCCTCTCGGTCTCCTCAGCCAGACGCCAGAAAATCTGGGGACCCGGCTTGTCCAGAGATCAAAATCGAGCTGGAGAGATCGGAGCGGCACACACCCCACCTG agctgcTAG